The DNA sequence AAGCGGCTGAACCGGCTGGTGATGACCGCGCCTGCTTGGCCTCGTCCGACTAAACGGAGTTGAGTCACATTGAGTGAAGACCTCTCTCATCAGCTGGAACTTCTCCTCTCCGAGAGCTACGAATCGGTGATTGAGCGCGCGTACTCGAGTTTCGACAGGATGGCCGCGCCCGTGGCAGACTCGGTCGTCCTGTTCGGGGCGGGTGGAATGGGTAGGCGGACTCTCGCCGGTCTCCGGTCACTCGGCATTCCACCAGTGGCGTTCTCCGATAACAACCCCGATCTATGGAACACTGTTGTTGACGGGATTCCTGTGTTGAGCCCGGAGGCTGCGGCACTCGACTACGGTGATCATTCGGTGTTCCTAGTGACGATTCTGCACGTGGAAAGTGGGCACCCAGTCGCTCAAGTCGAGGCTCAGCTGAATCGAATACGCCCGGTTCGCGTCATCTCCGTGGGCTATCTGTATTGGAAGTACCCGTCGGTATTCGGCCCATACTTCTTTCTCGACTCACCCGGAAAGGTAATCGAGCAAGCTGACCAGGTGTCGCGCGCCTTGGACCTCTGGGCAGACGAGACGTCACGGGCTGAGTACGTAGCGCAGATTCGCAATCGGCTATGGCTTGACTGGGAACAGCTGCCCCCCGGAGCGCCTGACCAGTACTTCCCATCTGATCTGCCTTCGATGGTGGGTCCTGACACGGGAGAAGTGTTTGTGGACTGCGGTGCGTTTGATGGTGACACAATCCGCATGTACCTCGAGAGGCGCGGAGATGGGTTCGCCCAAATCCACGCATTTGAGCCGGACCCAGTGAACTTCGCACTACTGTCGGCATTCAGAGAGGCTCT is a window from the Actinomycetota bacterium genome containing:
- a CDS encoding FkbM family methyltransferase — protein: MSEDLSHQLELLLSESYESVIERAYSSFDRMAAPVADSVVLFGAGGMGRRTLAGLRSLGIPPVAFSDNNPDLWNTVVDGIPVLSPEAAALDYGDHSVFLVTILHVESGHPVAQVEAQLNRIRPVRVISVGYLYWKYPSVFGPYFFLDSPGKVIEQADQVSRALDLWADETSRAEYVAQIRNRLWLDWEQLPPGAPDQYFPSDLPSMVGPDTGEVFVDCGAFDGDTIRMYLERRGDGFAQIHAFEPDPVNFALLSAFREALPPTVAKRIDVLQAAVSGQSGTVSFDASGSDQSRMGVGGATEVPCVALDDVLKTGTSMYIKMDVEGAEFDALCGAGQIIKKGLPRLAVCVYHTVDHLWRIPNLLASMSSEYSFYLRRHRNAGWETVCYAVHRESRR